Part of the Triticum urartu cultivar G1812 chromosome 2, Tu2.1, whole genome shotgun sequence genome, tcttgccatgtctagcttgcattttgtgtattcttgatgggtgcatgcttggattatcatgacttgctccgtagtgagtgcatcgagctcgtaaatatgcctacttgatatctgttttcagcatgttccagttttcaccaagtctgagaactgattatgtttttgccatgttcacatgcttgcaattgtattttctgatcccttttggctcaaggtcactaagggatttttgttaagctctttgagtatctctatgccatgctttactttgccatgttcaggtcctgtagcatatagttttgttgctcccaagagtgctatctgatctgaaattccagacaagtgttaatttcactaagtctgaaatctgtttatcatatgcatttttgccatgcttgtttgaacctgttaatggatcaattggccgtagctcagtgctagacttttgttaagcatcttgaatgcatccctgtcatgtattttgttgtcatgtttgggtgctgtagcatgttcatcatgttgcatttagatgactacttgctgtaaatcgcagaacgtggtcatatttgaatcgcttgccattcccaaaccgtaactccgattccggcgttctttatatctttcaagcgatttcatctcatctttccagtggcacacttggattcccaagttgaggccaggttcatgcattacttgtcaaatcttgcatatgcatcccacatcgcatcccgcatagcataccatctttgcatcatattgtttgagctttgcacgtggttgattgtgtttcgtttgcttgtttgtcttgtttgggtagagccaggagacgagttcgctaacgaggagcccgttgagtttgctttcgaggatccagtcaactctgacaactttgtaggcaagatgatcataccctcgaaatcactactatctttgctttgctagatgctcgctcttttgctatgcctatgctacgatgcctaccacttgctttcaagcctcccaaaatttccatgtcaaacctctaacccaccatgtcctagcaaaccgttgattggctatgttaccgttttgctcagcccctcttatagcgttgctagttgcaggtgaagattggagaccgttccttgttggaacatttatttacttgttgggatatcattatattgccatgttatcttaattcatctatatacttggtaaagggtggaaggctcggcctctcgcctagtgttttgttccactcttgccgccctagtttccgtcatatcggtgttatgttcccggattttgcgttccttacgcggttgggttataatgggaaccccttgacagttcgccttgattaaaacttttccagcaatgcccaaccttggttttaccatttgccacctagcctctttttcccttgggtttccggagcccgagggtcatcttatttaaaccccctcgggccagtgctcctccgagtgttggtccaacctagagccccttgcagcgccacctcggggaaactcgagggctggttttagttctacggattgcttatccgattgtgccctgagaacgagatatgtgcagctcctatcaggatttgtcggcacattcgggcggtgttgctggattagttttaacctgtcgaagtgtcttgaagaaccgagataccgagtctgatcggaacgtctcgggaggaggtctattccttcattgaccgtgagagcttatcatgggctaagttgggactcccttgtagggatttgaactttcgaaagccgtgcccgtggttatgggcagatgggaatttgttaatgtccggttgtagataacttgaaccttaacttaattaaaatgaatcaacagcgtgagttaccgtgatggcctcttctcggcggagtccgggaagtggacacggtgttggagtaatgtttgcgcaggtttctctctagtttctcgctcgcgctttgcctcctcttctcgctctcttttgcgaacaggttagccaccatatatgctagtcgcttgctgcagctccacatatttaccttgtcttacctataagcttaaatagtcttgatcgcgagggtgcgagattgctgagtccctgtggctcacagattactattaaaccagatgcagggcctgatgattccgctctaggtgacgcgcttgagctcaagtgggagttcgacgaggactctcaacgatactacgtgtctttccctgatgatcagtagtggtgcccagttgggggtgatcgggaccgtgtcgcatgttgggttatcttttattttggcgctgtagtcgggccatgagtgtttggatgatgtattgttatttatgtacttgattgacgtggcgagtgtaagccaactatgttatctcccctttattattcatattacatgggatgttgtgaagattgtctaacttgcgacatatgccttcaatgcgattatgtctctaagtcatgcctcgacacgtgggagctatagtcgcatcgagggtgttacaagagGTCTCAAATGCATACTCacacatacgtacggccagggctcatgtacatggatAGGCAACGAAGGGCAGCGACGGCCTCATGTACATCggcagccaaccggctgggtcaaaATGGAGGAAACAACGTCGTGTTCAACGGGAGCCAAGTGACTGGGTCGGAAcccgtcatgttcatcgggagtgAAGCGACTGGGATAGAACgcatcctgttcatcgggagccacccggcttggacggaacaaccgaaaCGGGATCTGGTGTACCGCGAAACAAAGGAAACGGACTTCTCGACAACCgcctatggtcgaaacagggtcttgttgatcgggaggggtgtggcgtatcgcaaaacggaggaaacggacttctgtccgagcgcctacggtcgaaacgaggtcatgttgatcgggaggggtgttgcataccgcaaaacgggaccccacgggatactgttcatccaccgtctactacctcgctccagcctccacgggctactcttcatccaccgtcgacttcctccaacctccgccggctactgttcatccaccgtcaacttcctctagcctccacctgctaATGTTCATCCACTGTGACTTCCTCCAGCGGTCCACCCTCCACCAGCCACTATCcatccacgggctactgttcatctagcctccacctgctattgttcaaccagcctccacggggtcttgttcatccaccctcAGTCGGTTGGGGGTGCGACGGCTTCCTCGAGGTTCCCGCATGGTGCTTTTGTTCGCTTTTTGTCCATTTGGGTCGGCCGCCCGCTTGGCGTCCGCCCTATTCGAGAGGGTCGGCAGTGCGCCCAATGCGTCGACCCATATTTGCCGGCGTGGCCGGCTGGTCGCCCTTTTTCAACAAATAGCATAAATTCTTCATTATTTCACACACAAATTATGCATTTTCACAATCAAACATATAGTCCACACCTAAATAAATAGCATAGTTTCAAGCAAATAAATAGCATAGTCTTACAAGCcgaataaaaataaaatagtcTCACATAGTTTTGTAAGCCGAATAAAAAgtacatctattggttgccacCATGAGCCCACATGtgctcaaccaaatcattttGTAGTTGCATGTGGGTTTCCCAATCACGCATGTCATGATGAAATTGGGTGAACTGTTCAAACGTTGCCGCTCCTCCatgctcaggcacaacattctcaccCTGAAACCGAAACCCTTGATCATAGAGACGTTCCGGACGCTCGTCTTCTAcgatcatattgtgcatgatcacataagcagtcatcacctcccacaaCTTCTTCGTGCTCCAAGTCCTAGCAGGATACCGAACGatgccccatcgagattgcaaaacACCAAAGGCACGCTCGACGTCCTTCCTAGCAGCAGagtaaggcatagcctagtggtgaaAAGGGGCTGATGCCTTTCCACCCACCCGGGTTCAAGGCATgatacttgcaatttgggttgtTGCATCAGTTATACTGTAGGGGcctcccttacagtctttctgtcaaaaaaacgTCCTTCCTAGCACTCTCTTGCTCTTGGGCAAATCTTTTCCTCTTCGCTTCGACAGGGTTGGGGATTGTCTTCACGATAGTGGTCCACCGAGGATAGATACCGTCACCTAGGTGGTATCCTTTGTCGTAGTTGTGGTCGTTGATGGTAACATTCAACAGTAGGTTGTTGCCTTCGGCAAGCCTAGCAAACACCGGCGAGCGCTGAAacacgttgatatcattgtgtgaTCTGGCCATGCCAAAGAAAGTGTGCCAGATCCAGAGATCTTGAGATGCCACGGCCTCAAGTATGACAATGCAAGCCCTGACATGGCTCTTATATTGTCCTTGCCAAGTAGAAGggcagttcttccactcccagtgcatgcAGTCTATGCTGCCAAGCATCCCTGGGAAGCCCCTGCTAGCATTCCTCGCCAACAAGTGGTTGCATCTTGAGGAGTCGACTCTCTCAAGTACTCAGGGCCAAACACAGCAATCACAGCCCTGCAGAACTTGTACAGGGAGTATAGGCATGTAGATTCGCTCATACGGGCGTACTCATCAATGAGATCACCGGgcactccgtatgcaagcatccgGGCGGCTGCAGTGCATTTCTGATGAGAGGAGAAGCCAATCTTTCCAAGGGCATCCTCTTTGCACTCTAAATAGTCATCGTAGCCGACCACCCCCTCTCTAATACGGTTGAAAAGATGCCTACTCATATGGAAACGACGGCGGAATTTCTAATCTTTGAACAACGGGTTCGTTGTGTCAAAGTAGTCCTTCCAAAGAAGGAAATGCTCGCTCTCTCGGTTGTGATTCAACGGCGGAAGGTGCCCCGGAATGAAGCCACGAAACAACGGCCGTTGGCTATTGAGGTGGTGATGGACCAACACGGCAGCCAAGATCTCCTCATCATCATCGGACAAGGAATCGTCAGAGTCGCAAAGGAAACTTTGGAAAAAGAACTCGTCGGCGGCGTCCATTTTGTACCTTGGCAAACTGTCGAACAGCTTGCGAGCGTCGAAGAAGGAGCCTACCGGCGAAGGGAGTCGCCCCGCCCTCGGACCAGCTAGCTGCCCTGGCAGCGTCCGAAGAGTGTGCCGGCGTCTGACGAAGGAGCTGGCGAGGCGGCTTCTTGGTCGCGGCTTTGTCGGGGAGTGGGGGGAGCTTTCGTGGGAGTAGGGGCGGCCAAACGACGGTGGCAGCGACGTGGGAGTTGGCGACGTTGTAGGAATGGATGTTGCGGCACCGGCAGCTGGTAGAGGCACCGGAACAAATGGGCGGCAGCATCAACGACGAAGGAGGCGGGCGAGGGTTTGCTGTTGGAATGGGAGAGGATGGCCAATGTGCCACCGACTAGCGAGCCAGGAGGAGTAGGCGGGCGCGCGCCTGTCTCGTGTCCGGGCCGACGCAAATCCAGCTCAGAAATGGGTCGGCAGGCGAACGAAAAGcggacgcgcgtccgtttgggtcggcgtgTTGGGCCGACTTTTCTGTCCGCGCTAATCCAAACGGATGCGCGCGGGCGAAATGGGTCGGCGCATTGGAGTTACTTTTACTTCTAGTTGAGTACATGCCCTTCTAGTTGTTAGGATGGCTATACACGGGCGTATAGTTGGTATAGGTTCGCTGGATGACACCACATAGCACTGTCATGTACTGTGACTGGAGCGTTGTAGGTACCAAGGGCATCTCTAACCAGACCCTTAAAAGGGTTTAACGCCTCCAAAGATTCCCTTCTGAGGAGTAAAGTCGTACGTAGTTGAACTCTCATTTCTAACTCCTTAAATTTTGTAGAAGCATCGGCCGCCTCTCAAATGTGAGCAGTCCAACCCAAGCCTTAGCAAAAGACTCCATCAAGTTTTCTCTGCTCGAATGCAAAGTCAAAAGTGGGCTGAATGCAGTTACGGGAGATATACGATTGGTGTGCATGGACAGTGGCAGGATGTAGCACGAGCCATGCCATGATCTATCTACAGAGTCCATGACATGCCTCTACATGCGCTAGGTCGGGGCTTACACTAGTTGCTAGTACGTGGAACGTGGGAGCCTACACACACAGTAGCCACACGCAACTGCTACACCCGAGTGGTGTAAACTTGTAACGCATGCACATGGATCCTGTTTGCAAATTGACTGTTCTTGCACTTTCCGTCCAGATGCAAAAAGCATTTCCCTTATGGTTGTGATTTGTAAGTAATAACTAAATATTTGCACAAGAAATACACCATCAAAGACTGAACCTGGGGGAGTATATCTGAACCGAGAATCCCGTCACAATTTTGATGGAGATGTGGTCTTTTGAAAGAGCACGGACTGGACAAAGGGCATTGATTATGCCTCTTATTTACAAGTTCTTGGTTGAGAACCATGGAAGAAGAGCAGAGCAATTCACCCCTTTCTGATTCAGGAAGCCATGGGGAGTTTGCATGTCAGAGGATACAACTCGTTTACATGTTTTAAATCCAAGAATTCTGACACGAATTTGGCCCCAAACATTCCAAATTAACTAATACATAACATATGGTTCAGAAAATAAGAAGACTTTACACAGAAGGGGCCCCATTATGCATCACATGTCGCCTGTACAGGAAATGCTCCAGCAATATGTAATAAGGCATATGTATATGGAAGAAAATGGTATGATCTACTGAACAATACACAGCTTTGAAATGGATTTGTGATATGTGTGTGAACGACGAAACAAATGGAGTGGGAGATACAAGCATATcacaaaaataataaaaaataataCAGTGTCTCTGGGCCAAGTGGAAAAATTGCAACAACAAAAATCTAGAAGTCCAACTCTACACAAGAGATGAAAAAAAGACAAGGAAAAAGAATTAGCAAACAACAACAGTGGACACGCTTAACTGGCAGCTTATAAGAATGACCATAGATACAGGATATGTATTTATATATGACAAGCTAGCAGTGTCGGCGTACCATCCGTGAAAATTTGATATCTTTACCTAGTTCCAGAAGAAACTTTATACAATCCAGCACTGGTGCTTGAGGGTCACCTTAGCCTAGCATCGCCTCCTTTGCTCCGGAATGTCGACAGGGAGAAGAATGAACGTGGTGCTGCAATTTTGGCGTGAAGATAGTTTTAGACTTTTGGTTAAGATTACCAATGACAGAACAGGTAACACTAATTATTGATAAAGATGAACAGTCACCTTCACGGGTTACGTTCTAATTGAGCAGCTTAACATAAGAACATACTACATGTCTAGACGTTTGTATACCTTTAATTGAGCTACCAGTCAGTTGATCCTCCCTCAGTCTAAAATTTGCAGGGGGGTTTGGAATGGAGCTGCGCAGCGATTGTTCTGCAAATTCAGATCTTAAGTAACCGGTATATGCAGGGAAAGAAATGAAGAGCAAAATAAAACAGTAACTGAAGCCTGAAAGGCACGTACAGCTTAAGACTCAAAAGTCAGAAGTCTAAGCAAATATCCACTGATGTAAATGTATCATTCCCATGCACAAAACTCTGTCAATACTGCATGCACATGATCTAGGAAAGCCCTATTTTGGGATTCTAGTTTTGGGTCCACCCATGTCACTGAGAAGCAGAACTTCATCCCATATGTCAGTATCATAAAGAAAATAGGGAGTTGGAATTGGGGAGAACATAAATATGATCAgtgcaaagaggtgggtgaaggaGGGGATTTAATATTTGTCACCAAAAAAACTGTGCTGCAAACGATACATTCATGTCAAGAGATAGAAGCAATTGATTCCAAGGTTAGTATATGTAACATGTAAAGAGAGGATATTAGCTTGTCAGCAAGGATAAAGTAACTCATTCACCGTCACTTTAATTTATCTGGTTATAATACTGAATCCAACATCAGAAGTTCTTAAATAAGCTGAAGATAGTGTGAGTCAACTTGCACACAAATAGTTTGACTTCACACAAAGTGTCATTTGCTTTTATCTGGAAACATGAAGGACCCTGAAAGACACATGTACTAAAATGAAGGCTTGCCCTATTGGTTTTATTCTGATCTAAGTATGGAAAGAAGCGTTGGAAAGTATTGAGTTGTTGCCAATAAAAGGTGGGTCTAGTTGTCATGGGGGACAAGCATAATCTAGGTCAGGACACTATACTTCAAATGGGTTAAAGCATACAATGCAATAAATACTCGAAGATATGATACTTGAAATAGCATGCATAGAGGATTATACAAAGAAAATACCTTGTTCAGTCAAAACCTCGTTCTCAACAAAACCATCATATGAAGAAAGATAGCCCATTCTTGACTTTCTGAAATCATCAGAGGATCCTATTGCCAGATCCCGGCCATCTTCCATATCATCATCACATTCTGAGGCAGTTGAAGCAGAAACCCAGTCATTTACTAAACCATCACCCCTATTCTTCCTCCCAAATTTCAGCAGCTTCTTAAACCCTTTTGGGACATCTTTACGTGGCTGTTGAGATGCATTGGCACCACCAAAAGGCATCTGAGCGCTGCCCCACTTTTTTCTCATCCGGGAAACATCAGCATCTGTTATTTGATCCAGCGAATGAGAGTTCCACGGTGATGGACTGCCGGTTGGTGAATCGACAAAAGCATCACCATCCGAGGTATCATTTGCATAAGGCAATAGGTGTGGATGACGCGAGCTCCAGGGGGCTGGTAATTCACCAGGTAAATCATGCATGTTTCCTGCAAAAGCATTAAACTTGGTACTGGATGCCTCCCTTGGAAAAGAAACATCGCCATTTTCTGATCCTGGATCGTCTGAATTTCCAAAATCCTGACTCAGTTTTGGAgtctcactgtctgaatcagcaGGAAAATCACTTTCCCTGAGATTCTCTTCAATGCTTTCGTATTCTTCATCTTTGGCATCATCTGGGGAATCCTCTTGCTGATCTGGAAAATCATCATCTTCATCCTGTAAGACACTTGCAAACATTGGTTGTCGAAATCCGGTTATACCGACAACTGGCAGAGTCCCATTGTCTTTCCTAACAAAAGACTTCGGTGCGCCAGATTTATGGGTGTTACTAGAAATTCCTGAGGGAGCCCAGTTGTAAATATCCTTGTTCACTGATGAAGTGTCCCTTAATTCACTAGCATTTAAGTTTTTTCTCATAGACTGTGACCCCCTTGATTGATCTTGATTCAAAATACTCTTTGACTCTTCAATTATGCTCTTACTACGGGAAAAACCTTTTGGCTGAGCCCTTGCAGTAGCTCTGCTATGACCAGCTGATGGCTTTGTATTTTCCTTTCTGAAGTCGGAGAAATTGGGAACTGACTGTGCAAGAGGATTTTCTGGTGGGTTCCTGCGATTTGCATAACCAGATCTTACAGCTCTTGACGAATGCTTATGGCCATGGACAGGAGCAACGGATTTCTTTTGTGTGTAAGCTACTTTGTTTGAAAAATGCTTCCTGGAATCAGCACTCCTGGAAGAACAATCACCAGATAGGTAATCACTGTTCATTTCATCTTCTACCAGGAAAGAATCTGCCCCCTGGAAAAGGCAAACATAACAAATTATTAACAAGCAAAATCCAGAAGTGCGCATTATTGCAAGTTGCAATATGTCAAATGATTGTAGCATTAATTCTACATCTATACTTGCTGAAAAACATACTTTCAGTACTTCGCAGAAAAATTGAACTAGCCTTTTACCTTTAGTAAAAAAAACAGAGTACAGCATTTGGGGTATAAGCTAGCATTACAAAATAACAGAATTTCTTAATTACTATTTTCTGTTGAAGTACAGAACTAATCCATGTAGAATCTAATACCTGATCCTTATTTCGTGAAACTGATTGCAAAGCAGATCGAGAGAATTTGGCCCGCATCTCAGCCTTGCTCCTTTCTAGACTTTCATGCATTGCCTTCAATATTGCTTCCTTCTCTTCTTTCTGCAGCTTCCAATCCTCCTTTAGTTTTGCATCCCTCTTCTGCATATATTGATCATAAAACTTTCCCCGTGACTCTTCTAGGCTAAGCATCCCAAGTTTTTCTGGTGTGCTGTTGTTATACCCTTCGTTGTCCACCATCTTCAGAAGCTCATTGGCATCAAAGTTGTTACTCTCCATCACAGTTTGTTTCGTACAAATCTTCTCTGGAAGAACCTGTGTAGGCTTTACCTCACTTAACCTAGGTGTGTCATCAACCTGTGCATCTGTAGACTTTCCTCTCCTGGAAGTGGTTAGCTTGTGTGCAGCAAATAGTTTCTCCAACTCATTGGCCTTCATTTGCAGTTCATCATGCCGATCTTGATTCCCCTTTGCCGGTTTCGTCACCCTAGTCTGCTCCAAGGGAATAGCATTTGCATCATTTACTGATTTAACTTTACCTCCCAGCAAACTCAATTCCTGCTCAGCATTAGATGATTGTCTGCTCAAATTTGATCCCTGGCGACTAGAATAATCCGATTGAGGCAGTATTTCAGACCCAACAGCAACCTTTCTCCGCACATCCTCTACCTTCCGTGGTAGACTTTTCCGCCGCGAGCTAGCATCATGAACTTCAGATTCTGTAGAGCCAGCTTCGTCCCTACCAGATGAACCCCTAACATTATTGCGAGAATTGGATGTGGCTTTTGATTTGAGATCGACACCACTTGACGTTTTCCCAACTGTTCGAAAGGATCGATCCTTCTTCACAACTGCATCTGCTCCAGCATGCATCTCTTTTGAACGAAGGCGAGAACCTCTACTATCTTTACGTCCAATCTGTTCACTTGCAACTGGTACTTCATGAGCAACAGGAGTTATTTCCTTATCTATCTGGACATGATCCTCTGACGATGGACTAGTTAAAGTATCATAATGTTTCGGGAAAGCTTCCTCAGCTGGCCTTGAAGATGTTTTTTGTCGGTTTTGAGTGGAAACATTTGAAGCAACATGCTCTGACAACTTTGTGTCACCTTGTCCTTGGTTAACTCCCTGCTCCTTGTCAAAGGACAACTCACTCTCAGTACTAGAGGCTATAGCCATGTCATCTCCCGAACAAGATCTAGTCTGCTTTTCAGGAGCCTCGGTAACAATGGCTGATAATGAGGGTGGAGATGTAGTATTAAAGGTTGAGGACGAAGAAGCATTTGTAGTGGTAGAATCCTTGGGCTTGTCACCATCCTTTTGACGTGACCAAGATTGAGATGTGTCTGGATTCTTCACCCCACTAGCATCCTTATCAGCTCTTACTTTTGAACTGGCCTCCAGATTGGCAGATGTTGGTGTCCCAGCTGGAGTTCCATTTTCACTTTTGTCATTA contains:
- the LOC125536301 gene encoding COP1-interacting protein 7, translated to MEPDAPLDYALFQLSPRRSRCELVVSGSGRTEKIASGSVKPFVTHLRAAEEQAAAQPPQPAIRLQLDRRAAWFSKGTLERFVRFVSTPEVLEMANTFDAEMSQLEGARKIYAAQGTAVGATSGPAAEASAAAADITKKELLRAIDVRLSALKQDLVTSCARASSAGFNHDSVSELLHFADHFGASRLSEACNKYMSLCQRRPDINPQASPAPSSHWKSFEDGDLRDSCSSDMSIDEPQADHGGSSNRSTSWGSVLHTDRLSNNQHSVDVPSGSSSEQQSKPTIQQTVDKQENETDAPPAPAKELSRRLSVQDRISMFENKQKEQTSTSGNSNSAGTAKVVPVKGEHRRVPSVASMDKLVRRWSSVSDMSIDLGNNDNSGSNDKSENGTPAGTPTSANLEASSKVRADKDASGVKNPDTSQSWSRQKDGDKPKDSTTTNASSSSTFNTTSPPSLSAIVTEAPEKQTRSCSGDDMAIASSTESELSFDKEQGVNQGQGDTKLSEHVASNVSTQNRQKTSSRPAEEAFPKHYDTLTSPSSEDHVQIDKEITPVAHEVPVASEQIGRKDSRGSRLRSKEMHAGADAVVKKDRSFRTVGKTSSGVDLKSKATSNSRNNVRGSSGRDEAGSTESEVHDASSRRKSLPRKVEDVRRKVAVGSEILPQSDYSSRQGSNLSRQSSNAEQELSLLGGKVKSVNDANAIPLEQTRVTKPAKGNQDRHDELQMKANELEKLFAAHKLTTSRRGKSTDAQVDDTPRLSEVKPTQVLPEKICTKQTVMESNNFDANELLKMVDNEGYNNSTPEKLGMLSLEESRGKFYDQYMQKRDAKLKEDWKLQKEEKEAILKAMHESLERSKAEMRAKFSRSALQSVSRNKDQGADSFLVEDEMNSDYLSGDCSSRSADSRKHFSNKVAYTQKKSVAPVHGHKHSSRAVRSGYANRRNPPENPLAQSVPNFSDFRKENTKPSAGHSRATARAQPKGFSRSKSIIEESKSILNQDQSRGSQSMRKNLNASELRDTSSVNKDIYNWAPSGISSNTHKSGAPKSFVRKDNGTLPVVGITGFRQPMFASVLQDEDDDFPDQQEDSPDDAKDEEYESIEENLRESDFPADSDSETPKLSQDFGNSDDPGSENGDVSFPREASSTKFNAFAGNMHDLPGELPAPWSSRHPHLLPYANDTSDGDAFVDSPTGSPSPWNSHSLDQITDADVSRMRKKWGSAQMPFGGANASQQPRKDVPKGFKKLLKFGRKNRGDGLVNDWVSASTASECDDDMEDGRDLAIGSSDDFRKSRMGYLSSYDGFVENEVLTEQEQSLRSSIPNPPANFRLREDQLTGSSIKAPRSFFSLSTFRSKGGDARLR